From one Bacteroidota bacterium genomic stretch:
- the holA gene encoding DNA polymerase III subunit delta: MGLKSFEEIRRDLKNKIYYPVYLLQGDEPYYIDQLSHLIENGVLDEMEKEFNQTVLYGKDCDPMQLVSAAKRFPMMSNYQVIIVKEAQEIKAFFPKAKNKEDEKKEEKENAGPLANYLANPQPSTLLVLCVKYKSIDKRGKIYKAIEKNGVVFEMKKLYDDKLPKWIEDYLAEKKMKISPNASLLMAEHLGNDLSRIANECDKLLINIKAGETIDLKHIEQFIGVSKEFNIFELLKALGRKDVLKSNKIANYFKANPKSCPMPLTMANLYNFFSKTLLYHSLTDKSRNNVATALKIHSFHLDDYFSCAKNYSPDKIVHVFSVLREYDLRSKGLGGSNPGDGDLVREMVYKILH; the protein is encoded by the coding sequence ATGGGACTAAAATCTTTTGAAGAGATCAGAAGAGATTTGAAGAATAAAATATACTATCCGGTATATCTTCTTCAGGGAGATGAACCTTATTACATAGATCAACTGAGTCATCTTATTGAAAACGGTGTTTTAGATGAAATGGAGAAGGAATTTAACCAGACCGTACTCTACGGTAAGGACTGTGACCCCATGCAGCTGGTAAGTGCCGCCAAACGTTTTCCAATGATGTCAAATTATCAGGTCATCATTGTTAAAGAAGCGCAAGAAATAAAGGCCTTTTTTCCGAAAGCTAAAAACAAAGAAGACGAGAAAAAAGAAGAGAAAGAAAATGCGGGACCACTTGCCAACTATCTTGCAAATCCACAACCTTCCACGCTATTGGTATTATGTGTAAAATATAAATCAATAGATAAGCGGGGCAAGATCTATAAGGCCATTGAGAAAAACGGTGTCGTTTTTGAAATGAAAAAGTTATACGATGACAAGCTCCCAAAATGGATTGAAGATTATCTGGCAGAAAAGAAAATGAAAATAAGTCCCAATGCATCGCTGCTAATGGCGGAGCATCTGGGCAATGATTTATCAAGGATAGCCAATGAATGTGATAAGTTATTAATCAACATCAAAGCCGGAGAAACCATCGATCTCAAGCATATTGAACAGTTCATCGGCGTGAGTAAAGAGTTTAATATTTTTGAACTTTTGAAAGCATTAGGCCGAAAAGATGTTTTAAAGAGTAATAAAATAGCCAACTATTTTAAAGCAAATCCAAAGAGTTGTCCGATGCCGCTGACGATGGCGAATCTTTATAATTTTTTTTCCAAAACACTCTTGTATCATTCGTTGACCGATAAATCAAGAAACAATGTAGCGACTGCTTTAAAAATTCATTCTTTTCATCTGGACGACTACTTTAGCTGTGCAAAAAACTATTCTCCGGATAAAATTGTTCATGTTTTCAGTGTTCTCCGGGAATATGATTTACGCTCCAAAGGATTGGGAGGAAGCAATCCGGGAGACGGTGATTTGGTGAGAGAAATGGTCTATAAAATTCTACATTAG
- a CDS encoding type I restriction enzyme HsdR N-terminal domain-containing protein → MDEWSLEHLNFPDFSFRVRTQGQSKQIFDSVRKRFVALSPEEWVRQNLVRFMTDVFFYPLSLMAVEKKIDVNGLSQRADIVVYNRNGRPWLIAECKASSVKISQETFLQAARYNMSLDVPYFVLSNGHEHYCLRKTNEKFEFLDALPEMEP, encoded by the coding sequence ATGGATGAGTGGTCATTAGAACACCTGAATTTCCCGGATTTTTCCTTCAGAGTTCGTACGCAAGGGCAAAGTAAGCAAATTTTTGACTCTGTCAGGAAGAGATTTGTGGCGTTGTCACCGGAGGAATGGGTACGACAGAACCTGGTCCGGTTCATGACGGATGTTTTTTTCTATCCCCTTTCACTGATGGCGGTTGAGAAGAAAATTGATGTCAATGGACTTTCTCAACGGGCTGACATTGTGGTCTATAACAGAAATGGCCGCCCCTGGTTGATTGCTGAATGCAAAGCATCTTCAGTGAAAATTTCTCAGGAAACATTCTTGCAGGCGGCCCGATATAATATGTCGTTGGATGTACCCTACTTCGTTTTAAGTAATGGCCATGAACATTATTGTTTGAGAAAGACGAATGAGAAGTTCGAGTTTTTGGATGCACTCCCTGAAATGGAACCCTGA
- the rmuC gene encoding DNA recombination protein RmuC: protein MNLIYLLAGICIGSLIVWLYLRLRQAKGVDPILLMESDKKLAVALQQLEDVRRELEKVADAGISLRQELNDALSLKIKAESSVVAMEDRLKEHRAELENLRQLMKEQFSTIASEIVLKNSQRIQEDHKTKLDDILSPLRDKIEKFETQVRQTHEERIKEHQSLREQLGQLQTLNKSIGDEARNLVSALKGQAKTQGNWGEMILEKFWNVLGS from the coding sequence ATGAATCTGATTTATTTGTTAGCAGGTATTTGTATCGGAAGCCTCATAGTTTGGCTTTACCTTCGACTTCGTCAGGCTAAAGGTGTAGATCCCATTTTATTGATGGAGTCTGACAAGAAATTAGCAGTCGCATTGCAGCAACTCGAAGATGTTCGCAGGGAGTTGGAGAAAGTTGCCGATGCCGGAATTTCTCTCCGTCAGGAATTGAATGATGCTCTTTCGTTAAAGATCAAAGCGGAGTCCTCTGTTGTAGCTATGGAAGACCGGCTGAAGGAACACCGGGCGGAGTTGGAAAATCTCCGTCAACTCATGAAAGAACAGTTTAGTACGATTGCTTCAGAAATTGTTTTGAAGAATTCACAGCGGATCCAGGAAGATCATAAAACGAAGCTGGATGATATCCTGAGCCCTTTGAGAGATAAGATTGAAAAATTTGAAACGCAGGTGCGTCAAACGCATGAGGAGCGAATTAAAGAACACCAAAGTTTACGGGAACAATTAGGTCAGCTTCAAACCTTGAATAAATCCATTGGCGATGAGGCCCGAAATCTTGTTTCCGCCTTGAAAGGTCAGGCGAAAACGCAGGGCAACTGGGGCGAGATGATCCTTGAAAAATTCTGGAACGTTCTGGGCTCGTAA
- a CDS encoding DNA recombination protein RmuC: protein MLERSGLVKGREYFTQSSMTADDGRRLQPDVVISLPEGRSLVVDAKVSLIAYERYCNVEDEAAKVIALREHLSSVRKHIKDLSGKNYQSLYEINTLDFVLLFIPVEPAFALAVEQDQELFNEAFERNIVIVTTSTLLATLRTIASIWRLEYQNKNAVEIARQSGDLYDKFVSLIDDMVSVGKKMQDAQSAYEGTMNKLHLGRGNLISRVENLRKLGVKTTKQINQKLIERTEDIDNTDENASAESTPLS from the coding sequence ATTCTGGAACGTTCTGGGCTCGTAAAGGGCAGAGAATATTTTACCCAATCCAGTATGACCGCTGACGATGGCCGAAGACTCCAACCCGATGTAGTGATCTCTTTACCGGAAGGTCGTAGTTTGGTAGTAGATGCTAAAGTTTCCTTAATCGCCTATGAACGTTATTGCAATGTTGAGGATGAAGCGGCTAAAGTAATCGCCTTGCGTGAACACCTCTCCTCTGTGCGTAAACATATCAAGGATTTAAGTGGAAAGAATTATCAGTCTCTCTACGAAATCAATACTCTCGATTTTGTGCTGTTGTTTATTCCCGTTGAACCTGCCTTTGCCCTGGCAGTAGAACAGGATCAGGAACTCTTTAATGAAGCTTTTGAACGGAATATTGTTATCGTTACTACATCAACGTTACTTGCTACTCTTCGTACCATTGCCAGTATTTGGCGCCTGGAATACCAAAATAAAAATGCCGTGGAAATTGCCCGTCAATCAGGAGATTTATACGATAAATTCGTTTCGCTCATTGATGATATGGTTTCCGTAGGTAAAAAAATGCAAGATGCTCAGTCTGCCTATGAGGGTACAATGAATAAGCTGCATCTCGGACGTGGAAACCTGATTTCGCGTGTGGAGAATCTTCGAAAGCTGGGAGTTAAAACGACAAAGCAGATCAATCAAAAGCTGATTGAAAGAACTGAAGATATAGATAATACAGATGAGAATGCTTCTGCTGAATCAACTCCATTGTCATGA
- a CDS encoding GWxTD domain-containing protein: protein MNTMKFVGLLLFRLYKTRVPFFFFLILFILGGCASSVKLKNENLSAQFSYSGDYLAPQVTAFQFADDSLRILFSIPDKGLLFKNVGDKFMALLNLEYAFYSSYSSSQIVDSGSVNFQVESPAENAPFSGAVDVKFIAESRLILKLVFRDVHRNTEAQRHIPLKGVKVISQQRVLFSDSTGNPVFENYVSGSGKLKLDPGSLSFDSFWVRCYFKEYPLAILPFRVVDDPVFEMRSDSVFKLYRSDLNELVLRKNGIYFFQSDTSGIEGFTVSRFDADFPKVTRAEQLIESTRYITTRKEYLQLMNEADKKAALDRFWLEIGGQPERARNLIRSYYNRVQEANRLFSSYLEGWKTDRGMIHMIFGKPQSVYRNAETEQWTYSNIPGFPDMLFLFRKMNNPFTENDYALIRQPLYENVWYIAVDQWRQGRIVNEN from the coding sequence ATGAACACCATGAAATTTGTAGGGCTGTTATTGTTTCGTTTATATAAAACGAGAGTGCCCTTTTTCTTTTTTCTGATTCTTTTTATATTAGGAGGTTGTGCGTCTTCTGTTAAGCTAAAGAATGAAAACCTCTCAGCTCAATTTTCCTATTCCGGTGATTATTTAGCTCCACAAGTGACGGCGTTTCAATTTGCTGATGATAGTTTAAGAATTTTATTTTCTATACCTGATAAAGGCCTTTTGTTTAAAAATGTAGGAGATAAGTTTATGGCCTTGTTGAACCTGGAATATGCGTTTTATAGCTCCTATTCATCTTCGCAAATAGTGGATTCGGGCTCCGTAAATTTTCAGGTTGAATCACCGGCTGAGAATGCGCCTTTTAGCGGAGCCGTGGATGTAAAGTTTATAGCAGAAAGTCGTTTGATATTAAAATTAGTATTTCGCGATGTCCATAGAAATACTGAAGCGCAAAGACATATTCCTCTAAAAGGGGTGAAAGTTATTTCCCAACAACGGGTTTTGTTTTCAGATTCAACAGGGAATCCTGTCTTCGAAAATTATGTAAGCGGAAGTGGGAAATTAAAGTTGGATCCGGGTAGTTTATCTTTTGATTCCTTTTGGGTAAGGTGTTATTTTAAAGAATATCCACTGGCTATTTTGCCTTTTAGAGTGGTGGATGACCCGGTTTTTGAAATGAGATCAGATAGCGTTTTTAAATTGTATAGAAGTGATCTGAATGAACTGGTTTTAAGAAAAAATGGAATTTATTTTTTTCAATCAGATACATCGGGAATTGAAGGATTTACAGTGAGTCGCTTTGATGCAGATTTCCCGAAAGTAACACGAGCTGAACAATTGATTGAATCGACACGGTATATCACCACAAGAAAGGAATACCTTCAGCTGATGAATGAGGCAGATAAGAAGGCGGCTCTTGATAGATTCTGGCTGGAAATCGGGGGGCAACCCGAAAGGGCCCGAAACCTTATTCGCTCTTATTATAACCGGGTGCAGGAGGCAAATCGCTTGTTCAGTTCCTATCTGGAAGGATGGAAAACGGATCGGGGAATGATTCATATGATTTTCGGTAAGCCACAGTCGGTATACCGCAATGCAGAAACAGAGCAATGGACATATTCGAATATTCCCGGCTTTCCGGATATGCTCTTTTTGTTTCGAAAAATGAATAATCCGTTTACGGAAAATGATTATGCATTGATCAGACAACCGCTCTATGAAAATGTATGGTATATTGCCGTTGATCAGTGGAGACAAGGAAGAATTGTAAATGAAAATTGA
- the rlmB gene encoding 23S rRNA (guanosine(2251)-2'-O)-methyltransferase RlmB: MNSQDDELVMIYGTRAVIEALNSGKEIERVFLQNGLNNPLIRELKEALKDAGLHFQGVPSEKLNRLTRSNHQGVIAYLSTVAYYKTEDIVPVLFEEGKVPLLMVLDRITDTRNLGAIARTAECSRVHALIIPSRGSALINSDAVKTSAGALHHLPVCREDNLKQTLDFLKASGVKIVACTEKAELPAREADLTGPLAIIMGSEENGVSHEYIKRCDALVRLPMAGSVASYNVSVSAGMILYEVMCQRKVR; encoded by the coding sequence ATGAATAGTCAGGATGATGAATTGGTAATGATTTACGGGACTAGAGCCGTAATTGAAGCACTGAATTCCGGAAAGGAAATAGAAAGAGTTTTTTTACAGAATGGATTGAATAATCCCTTGATCCGTGAATTGAAAGAAGCCTTGAAGGATGCCGGGTTGCATTTTCAAGGTGTGCCCTCCGAGAAATTGAACCGTCTTACCCGCAGTAATCATCAGGGCGTTATCGCTTATCTTTCCACAGTAGCTTACTATAAAACTGAGGATATTGTTCCGGTATTGTTCGAAGAAGGAAAGGTGCCCTTGCTGATGGTCCTTGACAGAATTACGGATACCCGGAATTTAGGTGCCATCGCCCGTACTGCCGAATGCTCCAGGGTGCACGCATTGATTATTCCATCACGTGGTTCAGCGTTGATTAATAGTGATGCTGTGAAAACAAGTGCCGGCGCATTGCATCACTTGCCTGTTTGCAGAGAGGATAATTTAAAGCAAACTCTTGATTTCCTTAAAGCGTCAGGAGTTAAAATTGTAGCTTGTACGGAAAAAGCGGAACTGCCTGCGCGGGAAGCAGATCTAACGGGCCCTCTCGCTATAATAATGGGGAGTGAGGAGAACGGTGTTTCACATGAGTACATCAAGCGCTGCGATGCGTTGGTGCGGTTGCCTATGGCCGGCTCAGTGGCATCGTATAATGTTTCAGTCTCCGCCGGCATGATCCTCTACGAGGTGATGTGCCAGAGGAAAGTGAGATGA